In one Terriglobia bacterium genomic region, the following are encoded:
- a CDS encoding Uma2 family endonuclease, producing the protein MGTEIAKKLFTVHDYHKMVDAGILHEEDRVELIRGEIVQMSPINPLHNGTIHRATRSLVRIVGDLAIVGVQGSIRLDEYDEPQPDLYLLRPRDDFYTARHAGPADIFLIIEVADSSLQYDRTTKMQLYAETGVPEYWISDLQNDCIIVYRNPEGATYRTTLQFRRGEQLRPALLSDCAIPADTLLP; encoded by the coding sequence ATGGGTACTGAAATCGCAAAAAAGCTGTTTACCGTTCACGACTACCACAAGATGGTGGATGCCGGCATTCTTCATGAAGAGGATCGTGTCGAACTCATTCGGGGCGAGATCGTTCAAATGAGTCCCATCAATCCGCTCCACAATGGCACAATTCATCGTGCAACTCGCTCCCTCGTTCGTATTGTGGGTGACCTTGCCATTGTCGGCGTGCAGGGGTCCATTCGACTCGATGAATACGACGAACCGCAGCCTGATCTTTACCTGCTGCGGCCGAGGGACGATTTTTATACGGCCAGGCATGCCGGTCCGGCCGATATCTTCCTGATTATCGAGGTGGCCGATTCATCACTGCAGTATGACCGCACCACGAAGATGCAGCTTTACGCCGAGACCGGAGTTCCGGAGTATTGGATTTCCGATCTTCAGAACGACTGCATCATTGTTTATCGCAATCCGGAAGGCGCAACATATCGCACGACTCTGCAATTCCGCCGAGGCGAGCAACTGAGGCCTGCGCTATTATCCGACTGCGCCATTCCGGCCGACACCTTGCTGCCTTGA
- a CDS encoding class I SAM-dependent methyltransferase: MDDAIRDVLAGYQARITAEDKLRGQVSRQEWLSRRDEFLLEVGEAVGTLLNVLAREAKARTILEVGTSYGYSTIWLADAARATKGKVITLDLRADKQAYARKMLERAGLLDYVEFRCGDALELIQKMSETLDFALIDLWKDVYIPCFDRVAQKAAPGALIIADNMIFPPDNQAIAAAYRAHVRSRPGVESILLPAGHGIEVTRLP; encoded by the coding sequence ATGGACGATGCGATCAGGGACGTGCTGGCCGGATATCAAGCCCGGATCACGGCGGAAGACAAGCTTCGAGGACAGGTATCGCGTCAGGAATGGCTGAGCCGGCGCGATGAGTTCCTGCTGGAAGTCGGCGAGGCGGTCGGCACGCTGTTGAATGTTCTCGCGCGCGAAGCGAAAGCCCGGACGATTCTCGAGGTAGGGACGTCCTACGGCTACTCCACGATCTGGCTCGCCGATGCGGCGCGCGCCACGAAGGGGAAAGTCATCACGCTGGATCTCCGGGCCGACAAGCAGGCCTATGCGCGCAAGATGCTCGAACGCGCCGGACTCCTGGATTACGTCGAATTCCGCTGCGGCGATGCGCTGGAGCTTATCCAGAAGATGAGCGAAACCCTCGACTTCGCTTTGATCGACCTGTGGAAGGACGTCTATATTCCCTGCTTCGACCGGGTCGCTCAGAAAGCGGCGCCCGGCGCGCTGATCATCGCCGACAATATGATCTTTCCCCCAGATAATCAGGCCATCGCCGCCGCATATCGCGCGCATGTCCGCAGCAGGCCCGGAGTTGAATCCATCCTGCTGCCGGCAGGCCACGGCATTGAAGTCACGCGGCTTCCCTGA